Proteins co-encoded in one Sebastes umbrosus isolate fSebUmb1 chromosome 20, fSebUmb1.pri, whole genome shotgun sequence genomic window:
- the pts gene encoding 6-pyruvoyl tetrahydrobiopterin synthase isoform X1 translates to MSGSSVTGSSSAERTGYITRIQNFSACHRLHSVHLSDEDNQRVYGKCNNPNGHGHNYNVEVTVRGKIDGVTGMVMNLTDIKRCIEDVIMTPLDHKNLDKDVPYFSTVVSTTENLAVYIWDNMVKVLPPDLLYEIKIHETDKNVVVYRGE, encoded by the exons ATGTCTGGATCCTCAGTGACCGGCAGCAGCTCAGCAGAACGAACCGGATACATCACCCGGATCCAGAACTTCAGCGCCTGTCACCGACTACACAG CGTTCATCTGAGTGATGAGGACAATCAACGAGTTTACGGGAAATGCAACAACCCCAACGGCCACGGACACAACTACAacg TGGAGGTGACCGTGAGAGGGAAG ATTGACGGTGTCACTGGGATGGTGATGAACCTGACAGACATTAAGAGATGCATCGAG GACGTCATCATGACTCCACTGGACCATAAAAACCTGGACAAAGACGTCCCGTACTTCAGCACCGTTGTCAG CACGACGGAGAACTTGGCGGTTTACATCTGGGACAACATGGTGAAGGTGCTCCCCCCCGACCTGCTCTACGAGATCAAGATCCACGAGACCGATAAGAACGTGGTCGTCTATCGAGGAGAGTAG
- the pts gene encoding 6-pyruvoyl tetrahydrobiopterin synthase isoform X2 — translation MSGSSVTGSSSAERTGYITRIQNFSACHRLHSVHLSDEDNQRVYGKCNNPNGHGHNYNVEVTVRGKDVIMTPLDHKNLDKDVPYFSTVVSTTENLAVYIWDNMVKVLPPDLLYEIKIHETDKNVVVYRGE, via the exons ATGTCTGGATCCTCAGTGACCGGCAGCAGCTCAGCAGAACGAACCGGATACATCACCCGGATCCAGAACTTCAGCGCCTGTCACCGACTACACAG CGTTCATCTGAGTGATGAGGACAATCAACGAGTTTACGGGAAATGCAACAACCCCAACGGCCACGGACACAACTACAacg TGGAGGTGACCGTGAGAGGGAAG GACGTCATCATGACTCCACTGGACCATAAAAACCTGGACAAAGACGTCCCGTACTTCAGCACCGTTGTCAG CACGACGGAGAACTTGGCGGTTTACATCTGGGACAACATGGTGAAGGTGCTCCCCCCCGACCTGCTCTACGAGATCAAGATCCACGAGACCGATAAGAACGTGGTCGTCTATCGAGGAGAGTAG